A stretch of DNA from Pseudonocardia hierapolitana:
CGTCCGCGTCGTCCACGCCGACATGCTGCGGGTCCGGGCCACCGCCCCGAACGTCGTCTCCAACGTCCCGTTCGGGGTCACGACGCCGGTGCTGCGGCACCTGCTCCGGCAGCGGGCGTGGACCACCGCCGTGCTCCTGCTGCAGTGGGAGGTCGCCCGCAAGCGCGCGGCGGTCGGCGGCACCACGCTGCTCACGGCGAGCTGGTGGCCCTGGTACGAGTTCGACCTCGCAGGCCGCGTGCCCGCATCCGCGTTCCGGCCGCGTCCGAGCGTCGACGGTGGCATCCTCCTGATCCGGAGGCGGGAGGTGCCGCTCGTGCCGCTCGCGGAGCGCGGGCCGTACCAGCGGCTGGTTGCGGAGGCGTTCCGCGGCGACCGGCTGCTCCCCGCGATCCGGGGGCTGGTACCCGCCTCACGCAGGTGGCTCACGGCGCAGGGCCTGACCAGGTGGACGCGCCCGGGCGAGCTGAACGCCGAGCGGTGGGCCGCCCTGTACCGCGGCGCCGTGGAGCTGCGGCGCCGTGGAGCTGCGACACCGGGGAGCCGCGATGCCCGGGCTTGAGAGTGGGCGCACCCTCCGCTAGAGTCGAACACGCGTTCGATACCGCCTTCCCCGCGGTCTGGACTTGGGGAGGCATGCGTGGGTGTACGTGCTGTCGCTGCCGGGCACCGGCCCGACTCGACCGGTCGGCTCGAGCTCGCCCGCGGGCTGCTGCGGCGCATGGAGGACCGGTCGGCGGCGGTGCGGGCGGTGCCCGTACCGGAGTCGGACGGCCGGTTGCTCCCGGTGGCCGAGCCGCTCGCCCGGCTGCTGCCGGCGGGAGGGTTGCGCCGCGGCTCCACGGTCGCTCTCCCGCCTGCGCCCGCCGCCACGTCGTTGCTGCTCGCGCTGCTCGCGGAGGCATCTTCGGGGGGAGCGTGGACGGCCGTGGTCGGCAGGCCGGGGCTGGGGCTGGTGGCAGCGGCAGAGGCGGGGGTGCGGCTGGAGCGGCTCGCGCTGGTCCCTGAACCGGGGCCCGATCTGATGGCCGTCACCGTCGCCCTGCTCGACGGGATGGACGTCGTCGCGGTCGCGGGTGCCGAGCGGGCCGGGATTCGTGCGGCCGAGCGGCAACGGCTGGCGGCCCGGGCGCGGCAGCGCGGCACGGTGCTGGTGGCGCTCGGGCCGTGGCCGGGCGCCGACCTCGAGCTGAGCTGCACCGACGTGGGGTGGCAGGGGCTGGGCGCCGGGGCAGGGCGGCTGAGGGCGCGGCAGGTCCGGGTGCGCCTGCGCGGGCGGGGCGTGGCCACCGGTGGACGGTCGGGCGACATGTTGCTGCCGGCGTCCGGTGGCGCGGTGGCCCTCGCGCCGGAAAGCCCGGTGGCCCGCGCGGAGCAGGTGGATCGAGTGGCGGGATGAAGGCGCCCTCGCACAGCGGGATCGGCGCGCCGAGTGAGGTCGTCGCAGAGCCCGTGGGCCCGGTGAGGGCCTCATCCGGCGAGCAGGCCGGGGCCACGCGGGTGCTCGCGCTGTGGTCGCCCGACTGGCCGGTCACCGCGGCGGCCATGGCGGCGCACATCCCGCCCCACCGGCCCGCGGCGGTGATCGTCGCCAACCGGGTGCTCGCGTGCTCGGCGGTGGCCAGGGCGCAGGGGGTGCGGCGCGGGTTGCGCAGGCGGGAGGCGCAGGCGCGGTGCCCCGACCTCGCCGTGCTCGGGCGCGACCCCGACCGCGACGCCCGCGCGTTCGAGCCGGTCGTCGCCGCCGTCGAGGAGGTGGCGCCGGGGGTGGAGGTGGTCCGGCCCGGGCTGGTGGCGCTGGGCGCGCAGGGGCCGGTGGGCTGGTTCGGCGGGGAGCAGGAGGCCGCGGTCGCCCTCGTCGACCAGGTCGCCGCCCGCACCGGCGTCGAGAGCCAGGTGGGGGTGGCCGACGGGCTGTTCGCCGCGGTGCTCGCGGCCCGGCGGGCACTGGCCGTCGCGCCGGGCGACACCCCGGCCTTCCTGGCCCCGCTCGGCGTCGAGGAGCTGGACCGCGAGCCCGACGTCGACCGGTCCGAGCTGGTCGGGCTGCTGCGCCGCCTCGGGCTGCGCAGCCTGGGGGCGTTCGCCGCGCTCGACGCCGAGGACGTCGCCTCCCGGTTCGGGGCCGACGCCGTGCACTGCCACCGGCTCGCGCGCGGCCTCGACCCACGTCCTCCGGTGCGCCGCACCCCGCCGGAGGAGCTCGCGGTGGAGGTCGAGCTGGACCCGCCCGTCGACCGGGTCGACGCTGCCGCCTTCGCCGCCCGCGGGCTCGCCGAGCGGCTGCACCGCACGCTGGCCTCGCACGGCCTCTCGTGCACCCGGCTCGGCGTCGCCGCCCACACCGTGGGCGGGGAGGAGCTGCACCGGATCTGGCGGTGCGCCGAGCCGCTCACCCCGGCCGGCACCGTCGATCGCGTCCGCTGGCAGCTGGACGCCTGGCTCACCCGCCGCAGGCGCTCCGGCGACCTCCCCGAGGAGGCGGCCGACGGCGCGGTGGCCCGCCTCCGGCTGGTGCCGGAGGAGACCGTCACCGCGGGGGCCCTGCAGATGGGCCTGTGGGGCGACGTCGGGGAGTCCGACGAGCGTGCCGGGCGCGCGCTGGTGCGGGTGCAGGCGCTGCTCGGGCCGGAGTCGGTGGTCACCGCCGTGCTGGTGGGCGGGCGGGACCCTGCGGAGCAGGTCCGTCTCGTCCCGTGGGGCGACGACCGCGACGTGGGCCCCGACCTCGGATCGCACGAGCGACACTCCCGTCCCGATCCGTCGGGCGAGAGTGCCGCCCGCCCGCCGGGTGCGGGGCGGACATGGGCGAGTTCCGGGGAGTCGAGCGACGTCGCGCCGGCCGGGTGGCCGGAGGACGTCGTGCGCCACACCGGCCGGGTCTCCGCGGCCGACCTGCCCGAGGCGGAGCGCATGCGCACCAGCAACCGGCGTAGGCGGGTTCCGGCACCCCGCCGTCCCGCCGGCCGCTCCACACCCCGCGAGCCCCCGCCGTCGTGGCCGGGCCGGCTCCCCGCGCCGTCGCCGGCCACGGTGCCACCGCAGCCCCTCCCGGCCGAGCTGACCGCCGCCGACGGCAGCCCGATCCTGCTCCGTGCGCCCGATCTGCTCTTCGGGTTGCCGGGGTCCGTCGCGGTCGACGGCGGCGCGCCGCGGCGCGTGCAGGGGTGGGCCGGGCCGTGGCCGGTGCAGCAGCGGTGGTGGGCGACGGGCCGTACCGAGGCGAGCCGGTTGCAGCTCGCCCTCGACGACGGCGGGGCCTTGCTGCTCCTCTTCCGGGACGGGAGGTGGTGGGTCATCGGCGAATACGACTGACACCGCTTGCTCGGCGCCGGCGGCCGATCACCCCGCGGCCAGTTCCTCCGTGGAGAGCGCGAAGCGGGCCAGCGTGGCGGCGAAGGCGTCGGTGTTGCGGTCGAGGGCGGTGCGGTCGATCGTCTCCAGGCGGTCGCAGACCTGGTGGTAGCAGCGGTCGTACGCCTCGCCCGCGGTACCGCCCCAGCGCTCCGCCTCCTCGGGCGACTTGGTCTCCTCGGCGCCGGTGAACAGCCCGCCGGAAGGGATGCCCCGCTCGATGAAGGGCCCGTAGTCGGAGCGGCCGCTGAAGTCGGTGCCGGCGGCCTGCACACCCGCGGCGGCCAGGCCTTCGACGAGCGCTCGCTCGATGGCGGCCGAGCCGCGCGGGCCGGGGCCGTCGCCTTCGCGGTCGGAGTCGTCGCCGTCGTAGACGAGGTAGCCGGCGTTCGGCGAGCCGACCATGTCGAGGTTGAGGTACAGCGCGATCCGGTTGCGCTCCTCCTCGGTGAGCCCCTGTACGTACGTGGTGGAGCCCACGAGGCCGACCTCCTCGGCGCCCCAGAAGGCGAAGCGCACGGCGTTCGTCGCAGGCGGGGCCGCGCCGAGCCGGACGGCCGTCTCCAGCAACGTGGCCACGCCGGACCCGTTGTCGTTGACGCCCGGCCCCTCGGGCACCGAGTCGAGGTGCGCGCCCGCGACGACCACCTCGTCCGGGTTCCCGGTGCGGGTCTGGGCGATCACGTTCCGGCTCGGGGTCTCCCGGATCGTGGTCACGAGCGTCAGCGTGACGTTCGCACCCGCCCGACCGGCGAGCGCGTCGCCCGCCGAGCGGGTCACGCCGCCCGCGGGCACCACCCCGGTGGCGGTCTCGCCGAGGGTGCCGTCGTCCAGCGGCGCGTCCTCGTTGTTGATCACGATCAGGCCGACGGCGCCTGCCGCGGCCGCATGCGTCGCCTTCTGCGCGAACGTGCACGTGCCCCGCCGGACGAGGGCCACCGAGCCGGGCGTGACGGCGGAGGCGTCGGCCGGGGCGCAGCCCTCACCCACCATCAGGGCGAGCGGCCCGGTGACGCCGCCCTCCGGCGTGGTGGGTGAGAAGCCGAGCGCCACGATCGGCACCGGCTCGCCGTCCACCGCGAGCTGTGCCTGCTGCACCTCGAACCGCCGGGCGTTGAACATCGGCGTCTGCACGTCGTAGCCTGCGCCGCGCAGCACACCCACGACGTGGTCGACGCTCGCGTCGTAGCCGGGGGTGCCGAGGGCCCGGTTGCCGCCGTTCGCGTCGGCGATGCGCTGCAGCTCGGTGAGATGCGTGAGCGCGCCCTCGCCGCTGACCTCCTCGACCAGCCGGGACGGCAGCCCCGGATCGGGCGCGGGTGGCGCCGGTTGCGCAGGTGTCGAGGCGGGCGGCGCGCTGCACGCCATCGCCGCGATCGCAACCAGCACCAGCGTCCGGACCGTCCGCATGTCCGGCAGTCTGCCCGTTTCAGGCGACCGGTGGGGGAGGCTCCGCTGCGCCCGTCATGATCGCCACCGCTTCGGTCATCGTGTGCGACTGCGGCGTGATCACCGTGGCGCGGCGGCCGAGCCGCTGGATGTGGATCCGGTCGGCCAGCTCGAACACGTGCGGCATGTTGTGGCTGATGAGGATCACCGGCAGGCCGCGGTCGCGGACGTCGCGGATGAGCTGCAGCACCCGGTTGCCCTCCTTGACCCCCAGCGCCGCCGTCGGCTCGTCGAGGATCACGACCTTGCTGCCGAACGCCGCGGACCGCGCGACGGCCACGCCCTGCCGCTGCCCGCCGGACAGGCTCTCCACGGCCTGCCCGATGTTCTGCAGCGTCGTGATGCCGAGCTCGGACATGTGCCGCTTCGCTTCCGACCGCATGTGCTTGCGGTCGAGCATCCGGAACACCGAACCGAGGATCCCCGGCTTTCGCTCCTCGCGGCCGAGGAACAGGTTGTCGGCGATGTCGAGCCCCGGCGCGACGGCGAGGGTCTGGTAGACGGTCTCGATGCCGGCGCGCCGGGCGTCCATCGGGCTGCGGAAGTGCACCGGCTCGCCGTCCAGCAGGATCTCACCGGCGTCCGGGATGAGCGCCCCGCACAGCGCCTTGATCAGGCTGGTCTTGCCGGCGCCGTTGTCGCCGATGATCGCGAGGATCTCGCCGGGGTAGAGCTCGAGGTCGCTGCCCGCGATCGCCGTGACCGGCCCGTACCGCTTGACGAGCCCGCGCGCCTGCAGCACCGGCTGCTGGTCGGTGCCGGGGGACGGGAAGCCGGCGGAGCTTGCGGAGCCGGCGGGGTGGGCAGGAGGAGTCATGCGCGGACCTTCCTGATCCACTGGTCGATGGAGACGGCGACGAGCGTCAGCAGGCCGATCGCGAAGCCCTGCCACACGACGTCGACGCCGCCGAGCTGCAGCCCGTTCTGGAACACGCCGACGATGAGCGCGCCGACCAGGGTGCCGACCACCAAGCCGCGGCCGCCGAACAGGCTGGTGCCGCCGAGCACGACGGCGGTGATCGAGTTGAGGTTGTACTCGATGCCGACGTTCGGGCTGGCCGACGCGAGCCTGCCGATCAGAACCCACGCGCCGATCGCGTAGACCAGCCCGGCCACCGTGTACACCGAGAAGAGCACCCGGCCGGTGTTGATACCGGCGAGCCGCGCCGCCTCGATGTCGTCGCCGGTGGCGTAGACGTGCCGGCCCCATGCGGTGTAGCCCAGCGCGTAGTAGAAGAACGCGAAGAGCAGCAGCATGATGATCGACCCGTAGGTGAGCCGGAAGTCGCCGATGGGGAAGGCGGTGCCGGTCCACGTCATGATCGACGGCATGTCCGTGCCGCGGACGGTCTCGCTGCGCGACACCACCGAGTTGAGCGAGAAGAAGATCGAGAGCGTCCCCAGCGTGACGATGAACGGCGGGAGCGCGATCCGCGTCACCAGGAAGCCGTTGAAGGCCCCCATCGCGGTGCCGCACACGATCCCGGCAAGCAGGGCGGGCACGCCGGGCAGGCCGAGATCCGTGGCCAGGTTGGCCATGATGATCGAGGAGAATACGGCGATCGCGCCGACGGACAGGTCGATACCGGCGGTGAGGATCACCAGCGTCTGACCGAGCGCGAGCACCGCGATGACCGTGACCTGCTGCATCACCAGCCCGAGGTTGGCCGCCGTGAGGAAGCGGTCGCTCACGAACGAGAACGCGATGATCGCGAGCAGGAGCACGGCCAGCGGGCCGAGGATCGGCCGGGCGTGCAGGACGTGCTGGAGTCGCTGCAGCGGCGTCTCGGCCCGCCGATCCTCGAACCCGTGGGGCTGTGGCCCGGCCGCCGTGGCGACCGGGCCCTGGGTCTCTTCCGTCATCCGATCAGCCCCAGCAGTTCTCGAGACCGAACGCGGTGTCCTGCGACTCGACGCCGGGCTGCGGCTCGTCGGTGATCAGTGTGACGCCGGTGTCGACGAAGTCCTTGCCCGCGGTGGCCTGCGGCTTGGTGCCGTCCTTGGCGAACGCGGAGAGCGCCTCGACACCCTGCGCCGCCATCTTCAGCGGGTACTGCTGCGAGGTGG
This window harbors:
- a CDS encoding DNA polymerase Y family protein, whose protein sequence is MAAHIPPHRPAAVIVANRVLACSAVARAQGVRRGLRRREAQARCPDLAVLGRDPDRDARAFEPVVAAVEEVAPGVEVVRPGLVALGAQGPVGWFGGEQEAAVALVDQVAARTGVESQVGVADGLFAAVLAARRALAVAPGDTPAFLAPLGVEELDREPDVDRSELVGLLRRLGLRSLGAFAALDAEDVASRFGADAVHCHRLARGLDPRPPVRRTPPEELAVEVELDPPVDRVDAAAFAARGLAERLHRTLASHGLSCTRLGVAAHTVGGEELHRIWRCAEPLTPAGTVDRVRWQLDAWLTRRRRSGDLPEEAADGAVARLRLVPEETVTAGALQMGLWGDVGESDERAGRALVRVQALLGPESVVTAVLVGGRDPAEQVRLVPWGDDRDVGPDLGSHERHSRPDPSGESAARPPGAGRTWASSGESSDVAPAGWPEDVVRHTGRVSAADLPEAERMRTSNRRRRVPAPRRPAGRSTPREPPPSWPGRLPAPSPATVPPQPLPAELTAADGSPILLRAPDLLFGLPGSVAVDGGAPRRVQGWAGPWPVQQRWWATGRTEASRLQLALDDGGALLLLFRDGRWWVIGEYD
- a CDS encoding ATP-binding cassette domain-containing protein, translating into MTPPAHPAGSASSAGFPSPGTDQQPVLQARGLVKRYGPVTAIAGSDLELYPGEILAIIGDNGAGKTSLIKALCGALIPDAGEILLDGEPVHFRSPMDARRAGIETVYQTLAVAPGLDIADNLFLGREERKPGILGSVFRMLDRKHMRSEAKRHMSELGITTLQNIGQAVESLSGGQRQGVAVARSAAFGSKVVILDEPTAALGVKEGNRVLQLIRDVRDRGLPVILISHNMPHVFELADRIHIQRLGRRATVITPQSHTMTEAVAIMTGAAEPPPPVA
- a CDS encoding ABC transporter permease codes for the protein MTEETQGPVATAAGPQPHGFEDRRAETPLQRLQHVLHARPILGPLAVLLLAIIAFSFVSDRFLTAANLGLVMQQVTVIAVLALGQTLVILTAGIDLSVGAIAVFSSIIMANLATDLGLPGVPALLAGIVCGTAMGAFNGFLVTRIALPPFIVTLGTLSIFFSLNSVVSRSETVRGTDMPSIMTWTGTAFPIGDFRLTYGSIIMLLLFAFFYYALGYTAWGRHVYATGDDIEAARLAGINTGRVLFSVYTVAGLVYAIGAWVLIGRLASASPNVGIEYNLNSITAVVLGGTSLFGGRGLVVGTLVGALIVGVFQNGLQLGGVDVVWQGFAIGLLTLVAVSIDQWIRKVRA
- a CDS encoding M28 family metallopeptidase, translating into MRTVRTLVLVAIAAMACSAPPASTPAQPAPPAPDPGLPSRLVEEVSGEGALTHLTELQRIADANGGNRALGTPGYDASVDHVVGVLRGAGYDVQTPMFNARRFEVQQAQLAVDGEPVPIVALGFSPTTPEGGVTGPLALMVGEGCAPADASAVTPGSVALVRRGTCTFAQKATHAAAAGAVGLIVINNEDAPLDDGTLGETATGVVPAGGVTRSAGDALAGRAGANVTLTLVTTIRETPSRNVIAQTRTGNPDEVVVAGAHLDSVPEGPGVNDNGSGVATLLETAVRLGAAPPATNAVRFAFWGAEEVGLVGSTTYVQGLTEEERNRIALYLNLDMVGSPNAGYLVYDGDDSDREGDGPGPRGSAAIERALVEGLAAAGVQAAGTDFSGRSDYGPFIERGIPSGGLFTGAEETKSPEEAERWGGTAGEAYDRCYHQVCDRLETIDRTALDRNTDAFAATLARFALSTEELAAG
- a CDS encoding ribosomal RNA small subunit methyltransferase A, which gives rise to MPSSSRRAVGGRHELGQNLLVDQRVVARIAALVPPGPVLELGAGDGALTRRLARREEAVTAVELDPARVAGLRRTLGGRVRVVHADMLRVRATAPNVVSNVPFGVTTPVLRHLLRQRAWTTAVLLLQWEVARKRAAVGGTTLLTASWWPWYEFDLAGRVPASAFRPRPSVDGGILLIRRREVPLVPLAERGPYQRLVAEAFRGDRLLPAIRGLVPASRRWLTAQGLTRWTRPGELNAERWAALYRGAVELRRRGAATPGSRDARA